From a region of the Mercurialis annua linkage group LG1-X, ddMerAnnu1.2, whole genome shotgun sequence genome:
- the LOC130015024 gene encoding uncharacterized protein LOC130015024 has protein sequence MLKGLIKRVQASKAIIGLHNNKVSIKETQTMGTITVVDHNILPVSNNHGIRMREMCLPRPQGGLPSTTENNPREHLKAIELRSGRNLEKANGKKHVVEEDEPQVVIDVASSSQEPPIVCEEVAIEVEEPYVRPPPPPPFVPPVPLADALREMPQYAKFLKDIITNKRSWDSGATVPIPKVCSSIILNDLPAKLKDPGSFSIPCTIGNMSSINCLCDLGASINLMPLTLFRTLCGDQTVKSTSMVLQLADHSLKRLFGIVEDVLVKVDKFIFPVDFVILDYAVDKECPMILGRPFMNTGRALIDVHGGKLTLRIDEETVEFDMKKVMRGTIEEEDCMRVDFVDNLVTDQLEENVEAMSRGNVRKIDDFELLDSCLGREAKDSACLGREARFEIASCKNDLHVSTKTTSSR, from the exons atgctcaagggtcTAATCAAGCGGGTTCAAGCTTCCAAAGCAATAATAGGCCTCCACAACAATAAGGTCAGTATCAAGGAAACCCAAACCATGGGAACAATTACGGTGGTAGACCACAACATCCTCCCGGTTTCCAACAACCacggaatacggatgagggaaatgtgcttgCCAAG accacaagggggattGCCCTCTACAACGGAGAACAACCCAAGGGAGCACCTAAAAGCAATAGAGCTTCGGAGTGGGCGGAACTTGGAAAAAGCCAATGGTAAGAAGCATGTggttgaggaggatgagcctcaagtggtgATTGATGTTGCTAGCTCTAGTCAAGAGCCACCTATTGTTTGTGAGGAGGTGGCTATTGAGGTTGAAGAGCCTTATGTGAGACCGCCACCGCCACCACCATTTGTACCACCGGTCCC cttggcggatgcactaCGCGAGATGCCACAATATGCCAAGTTCTTAAAGGATATCATCACCAACAAAAGAAGTTGGGATAGTGGCGCAACGGTTCCTATTCCGAAAGTGTGTAGCTCCATTATTTTGAATGATTTACCGGCTAAGTtgaaggacccagggagtttctctataccttgcactataggaaaCATGAGTTCTATAAATTGTCTATGTGACCTTGGTGCTAGTATTAATCTTATGCCTTTAACTCTTTTCAGGACACTTTGTGGAGATCAAACCGTGAAAagcacctcgatggtactccaacTAGCGGATCATTCGTTGAAAAGGCTGTTTGGGATCGTTGAGGATGTGCTTGTCAAGGTagataaattcatctttccggttgattttgttattttgGACTATGCGGTTGATAAGGAGTGCCCAATGATCTTGGGGCGACCCTTCATGAACACCGGAAGGGCTTTGATTGATGTGCATGGTGGGAAATTGACCTTGCGAATCGATGAGGAAACAGTTGAGTTTGACATGAAGAAGGTCATGAGGGGTAccatcgaggaggaggattgTATGAGGGTCGATTTCGTGGATAATCTTGTGACGGATCAACTTGAAGAAAATGTGGAAGCAATGAGTAGGGGAAATGTGcgaaaaattgatgattttgagCTCCTAGActcatgtcttggtcgagaagcaAAAGACAGtgcatgtcttggtcgagaagcaAGGTTTGAAATTGCTTCGTGCAAAAATGACCTTCATGTCTCGACCAAGACAACCTCTTCTCGATGA
- the LOC130014577 gene encoding cysteine-rich repeat secretory protein 55-like, whose amino-acid sequence MKILILLSTLLILFIHSSCSDTNQILGAECSGDIKANLTNDYKINFKNLMDSLATNAPSNNGFYKAESGKHSDKIYGLTQCRADLSSANCAACIKNATLHRDCYTDSKSVTKWYSWCFLQYSNERFFGVWDPSAMAAIIVNNTNLEDPDVVSKTLNFMNDLVSTAPEQPLMFQTKVLDVGKYGKRYALAQCTRGISRQDCGKCFDDKLVNFRSKIGYKKEWQAFSSGCSMWYGDSQFYFNYTLPTHNGGATVNLLPERFSIGMIVPVIMFLLFF is encoded by the exons ATGAAGATTCTAATTCTTTTATCAACTTTACTGATTCTATTCATCCATTCTTCTTGTTCGGATACTAACCAGATTCTTGGAGCGGAATGTTCAGGCGATATTAAAGCGAACCTAACGAAcgattacaaaataaatttcaagaatCTAATGGATTCACTCGCAACAAACGCGCCTTCCAACAACGGATTCTACAAAGCCGAGTCTGGAAAACATTCCGACAAAATTTATGGTCTTACACAATGTAGAGCCGATCTTTCTTCAGCAAACTGCGCGGCTTGCATCAAGAACGCCACCTTACACCGCGACTGCTACACAGATAGTAAGAGCGTAACCAAATGGTATAGCTGGTGTTTTCTTCAATACTCAAACGAAAGATTTTTCGGGGTGTGGGATCCATCTGCAATGGCGGCGATAATAGTTAACAACACTAATCTCGAAGATCCAGATGTGGTTTCTAAGACTCTGAACTTTATGAATGATCTTGTTTCGACAGCTCCGGAGCAgccattgatgtttcaaactaAGGTTTTGGATGTCGGAAAATACGGAAAGAGGTACGCATTGGCTCAGTGTACTCGAGGTATAAGCAGACAAGATTGTGGAAAATGCTTTGATGATAAATTGGTGAATTTTAGATCAAAGATTGGATATAAAAAAGAATGGCAGGCTTTTAGTTCTGGTTGTAGTATGTGGTATGGTGATTCTCAATTCTATTTCAACTACACATTGCCTACACATAATG GCGGCGCCACTGTAAATTTGTTGCCTGAACGGTTTTCGATTGGCATGATTGTTCCGGTGATaatgtttttgttatttttctag
- the LOC126665302 gene encoding uncharacterized protein LOC126665302, with amino-acid sequence MRKKGKGKSKERERTGPPGTAGWGLMDESDSDEVVEVSPGFEFFQINLHINGALGEWGYHDGEVSTGVYSVSGMTMKKLDRWVKREKVEGLVDYYWKEKDKEFHDWIRPINHDDDVMEMASAGKRDGEVDVYVRKLTVKDIEALVPPPPSPPHVVIEEIPNPKDLAYVYPTPVKKVRGKPLATKAGGSKPLGTKAVGEGPSESGGVMDESICK; translated from the exons atgagaaagaaaggaaaaggaaaatcaAAGGAAAGAGAACGAACGGGACCACCTGGAACTGCTGGATGGGGTTTAATGGATGAGAGCGATAGTGACGAAGTGGTGGAAG TGTCACcaggttttgaattttttcaaatcaaccTTCACATTAATGGGGCATTGGGGGAATGGGGTTACCATGATGGGGAAGTGTCCACCGGCGTTTATTCTGTGTCTGGTATGACTATGAAGAAATTAGATAGATGGgtgaaaagagaaaaagttGAGGGCTTAGTTGATTATTACTGGAAAGAAAAAGACAAGGAATTTCATGATTGGATTAGACCGATAAATCACGACGATGATGTTATGGAAATGGCAAGTGCTGGGAAGAGGGATGGAGAAGTGGATGTCTATGTTAGGAAACTGACCGTTAAAGACATTGAGGCTTTAGTCCCTCCGCCCCCCTCGCCCCCACATGTTGTAATTGAGGAGATACCAAATCCCAAAGATTTAGCTTATGTGTATCCCACTCCCGTGAAAAAAGTAAGGGGTAAACCATTGGCTACCAAGGCTGGTGGGAGTAAACCACTGGGTACCAAGGCTGTTGGTGAAGGTCCTTCAGAAAGTGGGGGGGTCATGGATGAGTCCATATGTAAGTGA
- the LOC126665051 gene encoding uncharacterized protein LOC126665051, which translates to MVIDLFQIQKKRGGEDFNVFDEDHDHEGPTFSIGMLFTDREQFKKACREWGIHHRYQLHFPVNEITRVRAKCYSKSKCKFYVFASKLHLKDPNDNTFRVKTLDLRHTCPKVSKNFHLTSAVLADKYLEEFRNDPEYKSEVFVKKIQTDLKQSISIQQARRARRAALDKLEGDEDRQYEKLYDYKREVLRTNPGSTVEFKEARGKFQGMYVCFDGLKQAFVNGMRQIVCLDGCWLKGKYGGQLLSATGIDPNDCMYPLAYAWVKTENTETWMWFIGLLSVDLHLTNAAVFMSDKQKGLLNAVKELFPYSEHRFCWRHLWANFRSTFHTQHMKPFIWNIGTATYKAAMDRAMKALEDKHDAGYKWIKERDRKHWCRALFKEEVKCDILLNNLAEAFNKYILAAREKPVLTMFEMIRTQLMKRINDKQKFGGNMEGELCPKIRKKLAKIIDYGWKFTADPGGSPQWQVEGPGGQFVVDLANRTCTCRRWQLSGIPCSHATPCIYGNNQRPEEFVDDCYSVATYQRVYSYVINPMNGPDMWETDPEPANIILPPSPVHKKKRGRIPTARKKEAEELEKQRVEKAKEAAAGREKLPRK; encoded by the exons ATGGTAATAGATCTATTTCAGATTCAGAAGAAGAGGGGGGGGGAGGATTTTAATGTGTTTGATGAAGACCACGACCATGAGGGTCCAACTTTCTCTATTGGGATGTTGTTCACTGACAGGGAGCAGTTTAAGAAGGCCTGCCGTGAGTGGGGGATACACCACAGGTACCAACTGCACTTCCCTGTAAATGAGATAACAAGGGTGAGGGCAAAGTGCTACTCAAAGAGCAAATGTAAGTTCTACGTGTTTGCCTCAAAGCTGCACCTCAAAGATCCCAATGACAACACATTCCGAGTGAAGACCCTTGATCTGCGCCATACATGTCCTAAAGTGAGCAAAAACTTCCACCTGACTAGTGCAGTCCTCGCCGACAAGTACTTAGAAGAATTTAGAAACGATCCTGAATATAAGTCTGaagtgtttgtgaagaagattcAGACGGACCTAAAACAATCAATAAGCATTCAGCAGGCAAGAAGAGCAAGAAGGGCAGCATTGGACAAATTGGAGGGTGATGAAGACCGGCAATATGAGAAGCTGTATGACTATAAGAGGGAGGTTTTGAGAACCAACCCAGGCAGCACGGTGGAGTTTAAAGAAGCAAGGGGGAAGTTCCAGGgaatgtatgtatgttttgatgGGTTGAAGCAGGCTTTCGTGAATGGGATGAGACAGATTGTCTGTCTGGATGGGTGCTGGTTGAAGGGTAAATACGGGGGTCAACTTCTTTCTGCAACAGGGATTGATCCAAACGACTGTATGTACCCCTTAGCATATGCCTGGGTTAAAACGGAGAACACGGAGACCTGGATGTGGTTTATTGGGCTACTATCAGTTGATCTGCACCTTACGAATGCCGCTGTTTTCATGTCCGATAAACAAAAG GGTTTGTTGAATGCTGTGAAGGAGTTGTTCCCATATTCAGAGCATCGATTTTGCTGGAGGCATTTGTGGGCCAATTTCAGGAGCACATTTCACACGCAACACATGAAGCCCTTCATCTGGAACATTGGAACAGCAACATACAAAGCAGCCATGGATAGAGCAATGAAAGCTCTGGAAGACAAACATGACGCTGGCTACAAATGGATCAAAGAGAGGGACAGGAAACACTGGTGTAGAGCGCTGTTCAAAGAGGAAGTTAAGTGTGATATCCTCCTAAACAACCTGGCTGAAGCATTCAACAAGTACATACTTGCTGCAAGAGAGAAGCCAGTGTTGACAATGTTCGAAATGATAAGGACGCAGCTTATGAAGAGGATTAATGACAAGCAGAAGTTTGGGGGAAACATGGAGGGTGAGCTGTGCCCAAAGATCAGAAAGAAGCTTGCTAAAATCATTGATTATGGTTGGAAGTTCACCGCAGATCCTGGTGGTAGCCCTCAGTGGCAGGTAGAGGGCCCAGGGGGCCAGTTCGTGGTTGATTTGGCTAACAGAACATGCACATGTCGAAGGTGGCAGCTTAGTGGAATCCCATGTTCGCACGCTACACCATGCATATATGGAAATAATCAACGGCCTGAAGAGTTTGTGGATGATTGCTACAGTGTAGCTACGTATCAGAGGGTATACAGCTATGTAATCAACCCTATGAATGGGCCAGACATGTGGGAAACAGACCCTGAGCCGGCTAATATCATACTCCCACCATCCCCAGTACATAAGAAGAAGAGGGGCAGAATACCAACGGCCAGGAAAAAAGAGGCGGAGGAACTAGAGAAACAAAGGGTTGAAAAAGCCAAGGAAGCCGCTGCAGGTAGGGAAAAGTTGCCAAGGAAATGA
- the LOC126665597 gene encoding cysteine-rich repeat secretory protein 38-like, translating into MEILILLSTFLLLFSSSSCSDTNEILGESSDDIKANLTNDYKINFKNLMDSLATNAPSNNGFYKAEFRKNSDKIYGLTQCRADLSSANCAACIKNATVDRGYYTDRKSVSKWYKWCHLRYSNERFFGKYIPSAQVIANRTNLEDYRSHSSPLKFMNDIVSTAPEQQFMFQTQVLDVGKYGKRYGLAQCTRDLSKKDCGKCFDNKLELVSSVEAIDNLKEWQAFGYGCIVWYGDSQFYFNYTILPTHNGGAAVNLSHERFSIGMIVSVLMFVLVF; encoded by the exons ATGgagattttaattcttttatcaaCTTTTTTGTTGCTATTCAGCTCTTCTTCGTGTTCCGACACTAACGAGATTCTTGGAGAATCTTCAGACGATATTAAAGCTAACCTGACGAATGATTACAAAATCAATTTCAAGAATCTAATGGATTCACTAGCAACAAATGCCCCTTCCAACAATGGATTCTACAAAGCCGAATTCAGAAAAAATTCCGACAAAATTTACGGTCTTACACAATGTAGAGCCGATCTTTCTTCAGCAAACTGCGCGGCTTGCATCAAGAACGCTACCGTAGACCGCGGCTACTATACAGATAGGAAGAGTGTATCGAAATGGTACAAATGGTGCCATCTTCGATACTCAAACGAAAGATTTTTCGGGAAATATATTCCATCTGCACAGGTGATAGCCAACCGCACAAATCTCGAAGATTATCGCTCACATTCTAGTCCTCTGAAATTTATGAATGATATTGTTTCGACAGCTCCGGAGCAGCAATTTATGTTTCAGACTCAGGTTTTGGATGTCGGAAAGTACGGAAAGAGGTACGGATTGGCTCAGTGCACtcgagatttaagcaaaaaagaCTGTGGAAAATGCTTTGATAATAAGTTGGAGTTGGTGAGTTCTGTAGAAGCGATTGATAATCTTAAAGAATGGCAGGCTTTTGGATATGGTTGTATTGTGTGGTATGGTGATTCTCAATTCTATTTCAACTACACAATATTGCCTACGCATAACG GTGGCGCAGCTGTCAATTTGTCACATGAACGGTTTTCAATCGGCATGATTGTTTCGGTGCTAATGTTCGTGTTAGTTTTCTAG